In Rhizobium oryzihabitans, one DNA window encodes the following:
- a CDS encoding SGNH/GDSL hydrolase family protein, with protein MSRTPAAKRGKTGWRFCVIILCAAICAPLVPSESFAQEQRRTLFEMLFGRPVGREDAPGREYQPRNRRDFPSAPRERAVTRPQPARKTPSVVQMRTIKPEPAAKLENARRVLVVGDFLAGGMGEELVNAFASSPAIAVDVRANGSSGLVRTDYYDWFANLPQFINETNPATIVIMMGSNDRQQMQIGDIREKFGTDVWFKEYERRIDELLTIAGRKKVPLLWVGLPAFQSPSLTADLVGFNRLYRSHVEKYGGEFVDVWDGFVDEAGKFVITGYDMNGQQARLREADGVGMTSAGKRKLAFYVEKFVRRHLDSAGPDLVKLDGSNLPALTSLPALGIDAGQVRTQPISLTDPNLDGGDRLLGDTPATAGPTRVSVVESPRERLTKRGEMADAPAGRIDDYRIAPDAAQARQ; from the coding sequence ATGAGTAGGACACCTGCTGCGAAACGCGGAAAGACAGGCTGGCGCTTCTGCGTCATCATTCTTTGTGCGGCCATCTGCGCCCCGCTCGTGCCGTCCGAAAGCTTTGCCCAGGAACAGCGGCGAACTCTGTTCGAAATGCTGTTCGGCAGGCCCGTGGGACGAGAGGATGCGCCGGGCCGCGAATACCAGCCGCGCAACCGCCGGGATTTCCCATCGGCCCCGCGCGAAAGAGCGGTCACTCGTCCGCAGCCCGCAAGAAAAACGCCTTCGGTGGTTCAGATGCGAACCATAAAACCGGAGCCGGCCGCCAAGCTTGAAAATGCAAGGCGCGTGCTGGTGGTCGGCGATTTTCTGGCCGGAGGCATGGGCGAAGAACTGGTCAACGCCTTTGCCAGTTCGCCGGCAATTGCCGTGGATGTGCGGGCAAACGGCTCTTCCGGCCTCGTTCGCACCGATTATTACGACTGGTTCGCCAACCTGCCGCAGTTCATAAACGAAACCAACCCGGCCACGATCGTCATCATGATGGGATCGAACGATCGCCAGCAGATGCAGATCGGCGATATCAGGGAAAAATTCGGCACCGATGTCTGGTTCAAGGAATATGAGCGGCGGATCGATGAGCTTCTGACCATTGCCGGTCGCAAGAAGGTACCGCTGCTGTGGGTTGGACTGCCCGCTTTCCAGTCGCCGTCGCTCACGGCCGATCTGGTCGGCTTCAACCGGCTTTATCGCAGCCATGTCGAGAAATACGGCGGCGAATTCGTGGATGTGTGGGACGGTTTCGTCGATGAGGCGGGAAAATTCGTCATTACCGGTTACGACATGAACGGTCAGCAGGCGCGCCTGCGCGAGGCCGATGGCGTTGGCATGACAAGCGCCGGCAAACGCAAGCTTGCCTTTTACGTCGAGAAATTCGTGCGCAGGCACCTCGACAGCGCCGGGCCGGACCTCGTGAAACTGGATGGCAGCAATCTGCCCGCGCTCACCTCGCTGCCGGCACTCGGCATCGACGCGGGACAGGTACGCACGCAACCGATCAGCCTCACCGATCCCAATCTCGATGGCGGCGACAGGCTGCTTGGCGACACCCCAGCGACAGCCGGGCCGACACGCGTATCGGTGGTGGAATCGCCGCGCGAACGGCTGACCAAGCGTGGCGAGATGGCCGATGCGCCGGCGGGCCGTATCGATGACTATCGCATCGCCCCGGATGCGGCACAGGCCAGGCAATAG
- the uppP gene encoding polysaccharide biosynthesis protein UppP, with protein MNVKGAATRLPTSRKAATMLLACTLLCTSGNAFAQTAVTTPLPNAVPSRDGTPPGTPTAETEANTAQTSVPAPAPQLWRPSNNPGDAIFEQQDEAGQPYAEAENPYEPTVDGGENPQIASQPGQTPGIRLGTFLLRPSISQTINTEKQTNTGGPSRRNYLTTGIRGTLTSDWSRHALTVTGDGAWERNFGSDKDGEEPRARLEADLRLDLGEETTANLTAGYEFSREDTTDPNALTGASVQGGEHRFTAGASIERDFGKLRGLAALDLSRTVYTDAKGLNGQPISLSDRDQKAANLRGRIGYELSPALIPFLELNAGTTKYDRRLDNSGYARSSNSYGAKIGTEVDLGEKTRGEAAIGYLRKQYDDDRLAAIGALTLDGELNWSPQRGTNVNLGLRTMIEDFAGGPQGGWISYRLDAGLTHELRSNLVARLTGQVVHRTFPSSDIENAVEYTAGAGLTWGLNRYLDLTADVSYQWTPVYDSSELRFGAGLVLKR; from the coding sequence ATGAATGTGAAGGGCGCCGCCACACGTCTGCCGACGTCGCGGAAAGCAGCAACCATGCTGCTTGCCTGCACGCTTCTTTGCACGTCCGGAAACGCTTTCGCACAGACTGCGGTCACGACACCCCTGCCCAATGCAGTTCCCTCCCGCGACGGAACGCCTCCCGGCACGCCGACAGCAGAGACTGAGGCGAATACGGCGCAAACCAGCGTACCTGCACCCGCGCCGCAACTGTGGCGCCCCTCGAACAATCCCGGCGATGCGATCTTCGAACAGCAGGACGAAGCGGGACAGCCCTATGCCGAGGCCGAAAATCCCTATGAGCCGACGGTAGACGGTGGCGAAAACCCGCAAATAGCGAGCCAGCCGGGACAGACCCCCGGCATTAGGCTCGGCACATTCCTGCTGCGGCCTTCGATCAGCCAGACGATCAATACGGAAAAACAGACCAATACCGGCGGCCCTTCCCGGCGCAACTACCTGACAACGGGCATACGGGGTACGCTGACCAGCGACTGGTCCCGCCACGCGCTGACGGTGACGGGTGATGGCGCCTGGGAGAGGAACTTCGGCAGCGACAAGGATGGTGAGGAGCCGAGGGCAAGGCTCGAGGCCGATCTGCGCCTCGATCTTGGTGAAGAAACAACGGCCAATCTCACGGCCGGTTACGAATTCAGCCGCGAAGATACGACAGATCCCAACGCTTTGACCGGCGCATCGGTGCAGGGTGGCGAACACCGCTTCACCGCCGGCGCATCGATCGAACGGGATTTCGGCAAGCTGCGCGGGCTTGCGGCGCTCGATCTGTCGCGAACGGTCTATACGGATGCGAAGGGCCTGAACGGCCAGCCGATTAGCCTCAGCGACCGCGACCAGAAAGCCGCGAACCTGCGCGGGCGCATCGGCTACGAATTGTCGCCGGCCTTGATCCCCTTCCTCGAACTGAACGCCGGGACGACGAAGTATGACCGGCGTCTCGATAATTCCGGTTACGCCCGCTCCTCGAATTCCTATGGCGCGAAGATCGGAACCGAGGTCGATCTCGGCGAAAAGACGCGCGGTGAGGCCGCCATCGGTTACCTGCGCAAACAATATGACGACGACCGCCTTGCCGCCATCGGCGCGCTGACGCTGGACGGCGAACTGAACTGGTCACCCCAGCGCGGCACCAACGTCAATCTCGGGCTGCGCACGATGATAGAGGACTTCGCCGGCGGCCCGCAGGGCGGCTGGATTTCCTATCGGCTCGATGCCGGCCTGACCCACGAATTGCGCAGCAATCTGGTTGCACGATTGACGGGGCAGGTCGTCCACCGGACATTCCCCTCCTCTGACATCGAGAATGCGGTGGAATATACCGCAGGCGCCGGCCTGACCTGGGGCCTGAACCGCTATCTCGACCTGACGGCGGACGTCAGCTACCAGTGGACGCCGGTTTATGACAGCAGCGAACTGCGTTTCGGCGCCGGACTTGTCCTGAAGCGATAA
- a CDS encoding PAS domain-containing protein — protein sequence MNPVLNINQVGFYCWDITNDRFYLDEICAELFGIPLRQAMQGISIFQMLEKVDLDHRNRVIETALTTLKAASFYSQEYAVRRGDGTVSWVRTVGRYLVDEENIPFKRLGTIEEISPPDLRH from the coding sequence ATGAATCCCGTTTTGAACATCAATCAGGTTGGTTTTTATTGCTGGGATATTACCAACGACCGATTTTATCTCGACGAAATCTGCGCTGAACTCTTCGGAATTCCGCTGAGGCAGGCGATGCAGGGCATCAGCATTTTCCAGATGCTTGAAAAAGTGGATCTTGATCATCGAAATCGCGTCATCGAGACCGCGTTGACCACGCTGAAGGCCGCAAGCTTCTACAGCCAGGAATATGCGGTGCGCCGTGGTGACGGAACGGTCTCGTGGGTAAGGACGGTCGGGCGATATCTGGTCGATGAGGAAAACATCCCTTTCAAGCGGCTTGGCACGATTGAGGAAATTTCTCCGCCCGACTTGCGGCATTGA
- a CDS encoding NfeD family protein: MLQRLASEFGPWSWWIVGFILLAAELVAPGVFLIWIGLAALVIGAVSLFLWDAAFWAWQLQFVLFAALSIIFALLGRRYFGRNRETSDEPFLNQREASLVGRTATLQEPIVEGRGRIRLDDTWWSVNGEDMPAGTRVRIAAARGRTLTIEPLDRS, translated from the coding sequence ATGCTGCAACGGCTCGCCTCGGAATTTGGACCATGGAGCTGGTGGATCGTCGGCTTCATTCTGCTGGCCGCCGAACTCGTTGCTCCGGGGGTGTTCCTGATCTGGATCGGCCTTGCCGCGCTGGTCATCGGCGCGGTCTCGCTGTTTTTGTGGGACGCGGCATTCTGGGCATGGCAATTACAATTTGTGCTCTTTGCCGCCCTCTCCATAATCTTTGCCCTGCTTGGCCGGCGGTATTTCGGCAGAAACCGGGAAACCAGCGACGAACCCTTTCTCAATCAGCGAGAGGCAAGCCTTGTCGGCCGCACCGCGACGTTGCAGGAGCCGATCGTCGAAGGGCGAGGCCGGATAAGGCTGGATGACACATGGTGGTCCGTCAACGGCGAGGATATGCCTGCCGGAACACGTGTCAGGATCGCGGCCGCGCGTGGTCGAACCCTCACGATAGAACCGCTCGACCGATCCTGA
- a CDS encoding KpsF/GutQ family sugar-phosphate isomerase: protein MITRAVKLVEDNAIESAVRTISMERAGLAALEDALRNGLSEPFCKAIETIGQSNGRLIITGVGKSGHIGAKLAATFASTGTPAFFVHAAEANHGDLGMIGGDDVVLAISKGGESAELRSIINYSRRFSIPLIALTCSENSSLAKASDIVLLVPNEQEACPLGLAPTTSTLMQLALGDALAVALLEARNFTAGDFRVFHPGGKLGASLTLVSDIMHTGDRVPLVTKGTAMPEAVGVLSRKHFGCVGILDEDGRLCGIVTEGDLARNLSRNLAELTVDDIMTRNPKTVKKSVLATSALATLEKFHIGALIVIDDDNRPIGLVHFHDLLRIGVA from the coding sequence ATGATTACGCGCGCCGTCAAACTGGTCGAAGACAATGCCATCGAATCCGCCGTGCGGACGATTTCGATGGAGCGGGCTGGCCTTGCCGCTCTTGAGGACGCTCTCAGGAACGGTCTTTCCGAGCCTTTCTGCAAGGCGATCGAGACCATCGGCCAGTCAAATGGCCGTCTTATCATAACAGGGGTCGGCAAAAGCGGACATATAGGCGCGAAGCTCGCGGCCACATTCGCCTCGACGGGCACGCCTGCCTTTTTTGTGCATGCGGCGGAGGCCAATCACGGCGACCTGGGGATGATCGGCGGTGATGACGTGGTTTTAGCTATCTCCAAAGGCGGGGAAAGTGCGGAGCTGCGCAGCATCATCAACTATTCGCGCCGTTTCTCCATTCCGCTGATCGCGCTTACCTGTTCGGAAAACTCGTCGCTGGCGAAAGCTTCCGACATCGTGCTTCTCGTTCCCAATGAACAGGAAGCCTGCCCGCTCGGTCTCGCGCCCACAACCTCCACATTGATGCAGCTGGCACTCGGCGATGCCCTTGCCGTGGCACTTCTGGAGGCACGCAATTTCACCGCCGGCGATTTCAGGGTGTTTCATCCCGGTGGCAAACTGGGCGCAAGCCTCACGCTGGTCAGCGATATCATGCATACGGGTGATCGCGTGCCGCTGGTCACCAAGGGTACGGCCATGCCGGAAGCGGTCGGCGTTCTCTCCCGCAAGCATTTCGGCTGCGTTGGCATTCTCGACGAGGATGGCCGCCTGTGCGGCATCGTCACCGAGGGCGATCTGGCTCGCAACCTGTCGCGCAACCTCGCCGAATTGACGGTTGACGACATCATGACCCGCAATCCAAAAACGGTCAAAAAATCGGTGCTGGCGACCAGCGCTCTGGCGACGCTTGAAAAATTCCACATTGGCGCACTGATCGTCATCGATGACGACAACCGGCCGATCGGACTGGTGCATTTCCACGATCTTCTGCGGATTGGCGTCGCCTGA
- a CDS encoding lytic murein transglycosylase: protein MIKMILSGVRKFGCMMVAGLAISLVPVSAHADAGFRQWINQFYATAAKEGISKATYQKAFAGVSEPDPDALRKATFQPEFTTQIWDYLDSRVNPYTVRIGREMKMKHATTLNWIERNFNVDKHIILAIWSMESNYGAVLEKPERLHNIPQALATLAYSDPKRAKFARTQLIAALKILQAGDVTPKQLTGSWAGAMGHTQFIPTSYLLYAVDADGNGKRDIWHSVPDALATAANLLSRNGWEPGRTWGYETAVPRGGARYEGQTKTIAEWAKLGFARPNGKNFTRGSDRAMLKLQGGANGPGFLMMKNFFTIKKYNASDSYALAVGLLADEIAGYGGMQQKWPRPDGTLDIREKFELQTRMKELGYYDGEIDGNFGSGSKAAISAIQSRMGMENDGQPSQRLLRALRN, encoded by the coding sequence ATGATAAAGATGATCCTTTCAGGTGTCCGCAAATTCGGCTGCATGATGGTTGCAGGTTTGGCAATCTCGCTGGTGCCCGTTTCTGCTCACGCAGATGCGGGGTTCAGACAGTGGATCAACCAGTTCTACGCAACAGCCGCCAAAGAAGGCATTAGCAAGGCCACATATCAAAAGGCCTTTGCCGGCGTCAGCGAGCCGGATCCGGATGCGCTGCGCAAGGCGACTTTTCAGCCGGAATTCACCACCCAGATCTGGGATTATCTCGATTCCCGCGTGAACCCCTATACGGTGCGGATCGGCCGCGAGATGAAGATGAAGCATGCGACGACCCTCAACTGGATCGAGCGCAACTTCAACGTCGATAAACATATCATCCTTGCCATCTGGTCGATGGAATCCAATTACGGCGCCGTTCTCGAAAAGCCGGAGCGACTGCACAATATTCCGCAGGCGCTGGCCACACTTGCCTATTCCGACCCCAAGCGCGCCAAATTTGCGCGCACGCAATTGATCGCCGCGCTCAAAATCCTGCAGGCGGGCGATGTGACGCCCAAGCAGCTGACGGGCTCCTGGGCGGGCGCGATGGGTCACACCCAGTTCATTCCGACCAGCTATCTGCTTTATGCGGTGGATGCTGATGGCAACGGCAAGCGCGATATCTGGCACTCGGTTCCCGACGCTCTGGCAACGGCTGCCAATCTTCTTTCCCGGAATGGCTGGGAGCCCGGCCGGACATGGGGTTACGAGACCGCAGTGCCGCGGGGCGGCGCGCGTTACGAAGGCCAGACGAAGACGATTGCCGAATGGGCAAAGCTTGGTTTTGCCCGCCCGAACGGCAAGAATTTCACCCGCGGCTCCGACCGCGCCATGCTGAAATTGCAGGGCGGCGCAAACGGCCCCGGGTTCCTGATGATGAAAAACTTCTTCACCATCAAGAAATACAACGCATCGGACAGCTATGCGCTGGCAGTTGGCCTGCTTGCCGACGAGATAGCCGGTTATGGCGGCATGCAGCAGAAATGGCCACGCCCGGATGGCACGCTCGATATTCGTGAAAAGTTCGAACTCCAGACCCGCATGAAGGAACTGGGTTATTACGATGGCGAGATCGACGGCAATTTCGGCTCCGGTTCAAAGGCTGCCATCAGCGCCATCCAGTCGCGCATGGGCATGGAGAATGACGGCCAGCCGTCGCAGCGATTGCTGAGAGCCCTGCGCAACTAA
- the galU gene encoding UTP--glucose-1-phosphate uridylyltransferase GalU produces MVEQKKIRKAVFPVAGLGTRFLPATKAVPKEMLTVVDKPVIQYVVDEAAEAGIEHFVFVTGRGKAVIEDYFDIQFELEQMLRERNKNAELTLLAGLLPKAGTASFTRQQVPLGLGHAVWCARDIVGDEPFAVLLPDMIMHSQKSCLKGMVELYDQTAGNVIAVQECAPDQTHKYGIVGVGDAVGEGFKITEMVEKPAKGTAPSNFYINGRYILQPEIFDILENQERGAGNEIQLTDGMLTLAQSQEFAGYHFRGQTFDCGAKDGFILANVAFALERGDIRPAIEEPIKALIEGLK; encoded by the coding sequence GTGGTAGAACAGAAGAAAATTCGGAAGGCCGTATTTCCGGTCGCAGGTCTCGGCACGCGTTTCCTGCCCGCAACCAAGGCGGTTCCGAAAGAGATGCTCACCGTCGTCGACAAGCCTGTCATTCAATACGTCGTCGACGAGGCGGCGGAAGCGGGCATCGAGCATTTTGTATTCGTCACCGGCCGAGGCAAGGCCGTGATCGAAGATTATTTTGATATTCAATTTGAACTCGAACAGATGCTGCGCGAGCGCAACAAGAATGCCGAGCTGACATTGCTGGCCGGCCTTCTGCCCAAGGCGGGCACGGCAAGCTTCACGCGCCAGCAGGTGCCGCTCGGCCTTGGCCATGCGGTATGGTGCGCACGGGACATCGTCGGTGACGAGCCTTTCGCCGTGCTTTTGCCTGACATGATCATGCATTCGCAGAAGAGCTGCCTGAAGGGCATGGTCGAACTTTACGACCAGACCGCCGGCAACGTCATCGCGGTGCAGGAGTGCGCCCCTGATCAGACGCATAAATACGGGATTGTCGGCGTGGGCGATGCCGTGGGCGAAGGTTTCAAGATCACCGAAATGGTCGAGAAGCCGGCCAAGGGAACGGCGCCGTCGAATTTCTACATCAACGGCCGTTATATCCTTCAGCCCGAGATTTTCGACATTCTCGAAAATCAGGAACGGGGTGCCGGCAACGAAATCCAGCTGACGGACGGCATGTTGACGCTTGCCCAGTCGCAGGAGTTTGCCGGCTATCATTTCCGCGGCCAGACCTTCGATTGCGGCGCCAAGGATGGTTTCATCCTCGCCAACGTTGCCTTCGCCCTGGAGCGTGGTGATATCCGTCCTGCGATCGAGGAGCCGATCAAGGCCCTGATCGAAGGTCTGAAGTAA